The sequence AATCGCTTTGGGTTAAATCCAATACCAAAATGGAGATTGGAGGGGTTGGTACGAACGCCACATCTCGCCCAGAAGCGATCGATAAAGTTATATTCCAATCCAAACTTGGCCACTGCCGGTAATAGAATGTCCTTTTCAGCCTCCAATCCAATAAGCAATTTTCCTGAAAGTCTATAAGAGAGCCCCACCTTTACAATGGTGGGGAGGTAATCTTGCGAATCCCTGCTCAATTGGCTCCTTGAAAAATTATAGATGTGCGCTCCAAAGGTAAGCTGAGGACCGAGTACAGCCGTCCCGCCAAATTCAAAGACAGGCACTCCATTTCTGCCATAGCCTGAGATATTGGTCTGTAGATAAGTCGCTTTGATGCCAAAGCTGGCGATGCCCATTTGGTTGGCATAGCTTATTCCGACGGCTTGTTGATTGAATAACTCCCCGCCATAGTGTGATAGTCCGATGCCAAAATTTCCTTTTTCCGTAGCCATAACCGCCCCTGCACCCAAGGTGGTCAATTCATCTAATCCTAATCGGTGATCGTAGCCCACTACGGCCGTAGTAGTACTTGCCCTTCCCATGGCACCGGGATTGTTGAAAATACTCCATGCATCAGATAGTGTCACATGTGCATGGGCCATTCCATAGCTTCTAGCGCCTTTCGCAAAAATCTCCGAACCATGCTGTCCATAGCTGAAATAAGGACTGACAAGGAAAATACACGAAAAAGCATATAAAATAAACTTCATAATAGTGAAAATAAACAGTTAAAAAATGTGTTTGAATTAAACTGTAAAAAATGATGAAGAAATAAAAATATCGTCTTTTAAAGTGGGGCTTTGATGTTGATGAAGAAGCTGCCCACCTGCTGGCTGTTTACAGAATATTCAAACCGGAATACTTGATCGTAGAAGGTGACAAGGTCTAATCCCAGGCCATAGCCGTACAAGTAGGTGTTGGTAAGGGCTACATTTTCAGGGATGTGGTTACGGTCATTGACGTAGCCATGATCAAAATTGGCACTTATATACGCCCTGATTGGAAAAGTACTGAATTCTTCAATGGGGATGAGCTTAGAGATGTCATATGCTACGTCCAGCAGCTTATACCTGAAACTGTTTTTATGAATGATGGTTTGCTGCCCTTCGATTACATTGATCTCATATCCCCTTATAAAATCAGGAGCATAACCAATCCCCCGGACCAAAGTATATGGTTGCCTAGAGCTAAGGTAGCTGGAAGCCGAAATGCCGGTAACGAAGTGAGTTTTGTCGTTAAATCTGAAATACTTGTTGGCAATCAGGGAAATTTCGGTTTCGTTGACGTCATCATTGGTGAAGAGGCCATACCTTGTCACACCTACGTTGATCAGTTCCCCTTGAGTGGCATAGGCTACATTGTCCCTTCGATCGTGCTTGAAATAGTAGGAGGCATAAAAATACTTTTGTCGCGTACTGTCGTTTAGAAAATAATTAGGGTTTTGGGTCAATACATCCTCATGGATTTTGGTGTTGCTGAACCCGAGGGTGAGGTAATTGAAGTTATAAAAGTTGCCCCGGTAAGTGTACTGGACCGTGGCGCCTATATTCTTCCTTAAGATTTCCTCTTCCTCATTAGTGTAAAATACTTGCTTGTTATAAGCGGATTTGACAGCAATCGTCTTGTTGGTATTATAATTGACCCGAAGTGCCAGGCCATGTTCTTGGTCTTTGTCAATATAGGGGATGCTGTATACCAAGTCAAAAGCTTGGGTGAAGCCCAGCTGGCCCATGACCCGTAGTTTTTCATTACGGCCTCCCACGTTGTTATGGTTAAGTTTTAGCCCATAGTTTACGCGGGAGAGGTCCCTGTTTTGATTGATCCACCATTCGGAGAAATTTCGGTCAGCCAGGTCGAAAATAATACTGGGGATTACATACCAGCGCTCTTTTACCGAAACAAGCAGCTCTACTTCTTCGTCTTCCACAAAAAGCGGGGTGATCTCTACAGAAGTGAAGAGCTGCAGATTATAAATCCGTTGCTGATCGGTTTTGATCATGGCCAAGAACTCCTCCCAGTCGTACACCACTCCGGGAGCGACGTCCATTTCCCTGAGAATGATGTTTTTTCGGGTTTTTTCATTGCCAATGATAAAGACATTGTTGACCGTTACTTTTTCGGGGATTTGGAGGGAGTTGGCGGTTTGGGCGGTACTATCTCCGTCTTGTCCCAGTGCTCGTGTACCGTGAATCAATACCAAACCAAAGAAGCATAGTAATAACCGTGCCTTTTTGATGTACTTTTGCGGTATCGAAAAACGGATTTGTTTCACGTTGTGGAACTTTGTTTTATATTTTGGCCTTTTAATTCAAATGAACTAAATCTTGAAAACTATTTTAAGAAAAATAGCAATTTTTCCGGTGTTGTTTTATCAATACTTGATCTCGCCGATGTTTCCGGGTACTTGTAGGTATACGCCCACTTGTAGTCAATACACCAAAGAGGCCATTCTCAAGCATGGCATTATCAAAGGTGGATGGTTAGGGATCAAACGTATTGCCAGTTGCCATCCTTGGGGAGGCCATGGCCATGATCCCGTTCCCTAGTGTTTTTGGGTTGGATTGCCGATTTTTAAAGCCCTGATGACCAGAAATATCCCTCCCAGAACCAATGGGATACTCAGGGTCTGTCCCATGTTAAGGGCAAGGTTCTCTTCAAAGTCTACTTGGTTTTCTTTAAAAAACTCCCAAACAAACCGCATTCCAAAAACGGAAATCAGAAATAGGCCCAACAGCAGCCCATCCGGCAGTCTTGCTTTGTATTTACGCCAGAGGGAGTATAGAATTAAGAAAATGACAAAATAAGAAATGGATTCATAGATTTGTGTGGGGTGCTTCGCAAGCCCAAAGGTACGGACAGTGGCCAGGTAGTGATCCCCTTCATCTTTTAAGTCATAGTCCAAAGGGGAGTCCGTTGGCTCAGCCATGTATTTTTCAGTGCTGTTAAACTTGGTCAGGACGTATTTTACATCGTTTTCCAAGGTTTTTCTGAGGTCAGCTTCTTGGTAGTTCCCTTTTTTGATTTTAATGTCAATATTCACGGGCACCTGTCCATTGCCTTGCAGTTCTCCTGATCGGTCATCCGGTTTATAGGCAGCAACATGCTCCACTGGGACATTAAGGGTGCCGAGGATCTCTTCAGTGCTATGGGCGTAGACAAAGCCATTGTCCGTTCCGGTAGGCTTGCCGCCAATTTCAGAATTCATTAGGTTTCCAAACCTGATCAATGCCCCCGTCATCGCGACCACGATGACAATGCGGTCCACTACCCAAAGGTAGCGCTGATTTGGAGTGTTACGCACATAAAGCCACAGGGCTATTAAGATGGCTATTGCAGCACCGTGACTGGCGAGGCCACCTTCCCAGACCTTAAGGATTTCGATCGGGTTACTGAGGTACTTCTCGGGTTCGTAAAACAAGACATGCCCCAAACGGGCACCAATGATGGTGGCCAGAACCATGTAGATGGTTAACTTATCCACTAATCTTTCGTCGTGCCCTTCTTTTTTGAAGATATAAATGACGATTTGCTGGGAAATGATAAAGCCCAAGGCAAATAAAAGGCTGTACCATCTGATGCGATCAAAACCAGGAAAAACAGCTGGGTTGGGACTCCAGACTACGTAATCTAAAATTGTGCTGATCATTGGTCTAGTTAGTTTCTGCTAAGATAGTTTTATTATTCATCTAAACGGTCCAATTCACGTAATTCTTCTGTGAAGCCTCCCGATAGGATGGGAAACCTACACCAAGTTTTAGGATCCACATTGAAGTCATCCAAGTGGAAAGATGGAGCCAAGCGTTCCCGTTTCCATTGATTCCTGGACCAAAGCCTGAAGAATTTTTGGATATACTTTTTTAGTTGAACGGGAGAAATATCAAGTTCTTGTTTTAGGATCAGGTAAATGTCTGCTGGTTTTCGGCGATCCCTAATGGCCAGTCGCTCGATTTCCACAATCACCGGGTAGGGCATAAGGTCCTGTTCATCTGTTTGGTGTTGCTCTTGGGGTCGGAGCTCTGCAGTAGGTTGTAAAGCATTGACCTTATGAAGACCACTGTAGCCTAGGTGTTTTTCAGCCCATTGCAGCCATTGTAAAATAAAATCCTTGTCCACTGCGGCGATAGGAGAGATGCTGCCACTGGTGTCTCCATCCATGGTAGCATAACCTACATCCCCTTCACTTCTGTTTGATGTGGCCAAGAGGAGGGCGTTATTGAGGTTGGCGAGCATCCATATTGCTGGTGCACGGACCCTGGCTTGGATGTTTTGCAGGGTAATATCATCTTGGTCCCAAGTGAGCTGGCGACCAATGGCAGTTTCGATCTTCTTGGTGTAAGAACTTACCTCTGTGGAAATTTTCCAGTCATAGAAAGTAGCGCCCAAGCTTTCTGCCAAACACCGTGCGCTCTCCAGGGTATCCGCTGAAGAATTGTCTGAGCCTTGATAGGCCGTGGTAAGGATTTTTTGGACAACGGCCTTTGTCGAATTTTCTGTAGAGGATAGCTGTGAAATATGTGCCCTTTCTAAAAAAGCATCTAGCCCCAGCTCGTGAATGCCACGATGGACCATTTCGGCCACCAGTGTCGCGATGGAGGAAGAATCGGCTCCCCCGCTTAGGGAAAGTACAAAACCTGTGCTCCTGCTTTTTCTCATATAATCAAACAGCGCCAAGCAAACAGCAGCGGTAAATTCCTCATTTTTATCATGCTCTGAAACAGCTTCCTCATGAGGAATGGCATCCTTGTCGAAATCAAATGCACGTACCTGATAAGGCTTGAAAGAAAGGAGTGGATTTTTGAGGAGCAATTTACCATGTTGAGCTGCGAGGATTTCTCCATCAAAGATCATTCTGCCGGCCTCATTTCCCAATAAGTTCACATAAAAGTAGGTGGCATCTAAAGCGATACTGCTTTCGGTGACCAAGTCCTCTCTATGGGCGCTTTTCCCCATGGCAAAATGACTGGCACTCGGGTTAAATATCAAGTCTACATGCCGGTCCTTCAATCGGTACCCTGGGCGAAGGTCTCCGCGCCAAGCATCTTCGCAAATCTCAAAACCGTAGGTGATCCCCTTTTTATCAAAGACCATATCGCCAAAAGGAATGTTTTCACCAAAGAAATCCAAGGTGGTCATCTTTCCGGCCTGCCAAGGGCTAAACCAGCGAAATTCATAGTGTACCCCATCGATAGCCAGAAATTGCTTAGCCATGATGCCACGGACTTTCTGGTTTTCCAGTACAGCGGTACAGTTGTAGAGCGTTTCTCCGATTCGCACAGGAAGCCCTATGCAAATGGTGATATCCTTAGCATAGGGAAGCAGTTTCTGGAGCTGGGCTAATGATTTATCAGGGTACCATCGGCTCAGGAATAAGTCTTCGCTGCCATAACCTGTAATGGCCAATTCGGGAAAACACAAAAGTTCGATGCCCTGTGATTTGGCTTCTTGGATGGCATCCGTGATGTTTTTGAGGTTGCCTTCCCAGTCCAGTGGGGTTTGGTTGACGGTGGCTCCACCTATTTTCAAGATTGACATATAGCAAGGTAAGTTTGAAGGTGACTTTCCCTGTGATGCAGGTGGAAAGTTCGTTCAAAACCAATTAACATAAGTGGCAAATATAGGGTTCTATAAGGCCAATTTTAGTTTTTCGAAAGCATTTTTTGCGGCTTCTTGCTCGGCTTTCTTTTTTGTAGGCCCTTTTCCTTCGGTGAAAACCTCTCCTTCGACCTTCAGTTCGATCGTAAATTCCTTAAATCGCTGCGTTCCGGTAACGGACTGCAGAAAGAACTCTACCTCCTTGTTCTCCCTTTGCGACCATTCGATGATCTTACTTTTGAAGTTCGTGACTGTGGTGATGATATTATCAAGGTCAAAGTAAGGGGAAAGGATCTTGCTCAGGATAAATTGACGACAAAAAATATATCCTCGGTCCAAGTATACCGCACCCACGAGGGCTTCTAGGGTGTCACCATAAATGGATTTGTGCGAATATAAGCCTTTATCGGACAGGTCGGATTCGACGATGTTGGAAAGACCTATTTTTTGTCCTACCCGGTTGAGCGATTCCCGGTTGACGATTCGTGACCGCGTCTCCGTAAGAAAGCCTTCGTCCCGATAAGGAAACTTCATGAAAAGGTGCTCTGCCACGACAGTTCCCAGCACCGCATCACCTAAAAATTCCAGGCGCTCGTTAGAAGCTTTAACGCCATGTTTGATTTCTTCTGCAGCAGAGGAATGGCGCACGGCCAGTTTATATAAAGATAAATTCAAAGGCTTGCTGCCGACCATTAACTTGATGGCAGCAGCAAGCCTTTTATCTTTTTTGTTATAAAGTAGTTCGTGTAATCTGAGTTTTCGAAATATTTTCAAGGTCGGTTTACTCAGTTAATTTTTTGAAAATGACAGATGCATTGTGTCCGCCAAATCCAAAGGTATTACTCAAAGCTACGTTTACTTCCCGCTCCTGAGCCTTGTTGAAAGTCAAGTTCAGCTTTTCATCAAACGCTTCATCTTTGGTGAAGTGATTGATGGTCGGCGGTACCAAATTATGGTTGATGGCCATAATGGAAGCAATGGCTTCAATGGCCCCGGCGGCACCCAGAAGGTGGCCAGTCATGGATTTGGTACTGCTGATATTCAGGTCGTAAGCATGATCGCCAAAAATACGTTGAATGGCTTTGATTTCACTTACGTCCCCTAATGGAGTGGATGTACCGTGTACATTGATGTAATCTACCTCTTCCGGCTTTATTCCAGCATCCTCCAGCGCGAATTTCATCACATTGCCTGCACCGACACCTTCAGGGTGAGGGGCGGTAATGTGGTGGGCGTCTGCAGACATGCCGCTTCCGATGATTTCTGCGTAGATTTTGGCTCCACGTGCTTTAGCGTGTTCGTATTCTTCCAAGATAATGGCTCCTGCGCCTTCGCCAAGGACAAAACCATCACGGTCGTTGTCAAATGGGCGGGAGGCAGTTTCCGGGGAGTCATTTCTCTGGGAAAGTGCTTTCAGCGCATTGAAACCTCCTACACCGGCTTCCGTGACGGCCGCTTCAGAACCTCCGGAAACAAAGACATTTGCTTTGCCCAATCGGATATAATTATAAGCATCGATCAGTGCGTTGGTGCCCGAGGCACACGCTGATACGGTCACGAAGTTCGGCCCTTGGAGACCATATTTCATGGAAATAAATCCTGCGCTGATATCAGCGATCATTTTGGGAATAAAGAACGGATTAAAACGAGGTGTTCCATCACCTGTAGCAAAACTGGCTACTTCGTCCTGAAAAGTCTTCAAGCCTCCAATGCCAGAGCCCCATATCACACCGGCCTTGCTAAGATCTATCTTATCAAGGTCCAGCCCAGAGTCGTTCATGGCTTCCTCAGCTGCAATGACTGCATACTGGGTGAAAGGATCCATTTTACGGGCTTCTTTCCTATCAATAAATTGCTCAATGTCGAGGCCTTTGACCTCGCAAGCAAATTGCGTCTTAAATTGGGAGGCGTCGAATCTAGTAATAGGAGCAGCACCGCTCACACCATTAGCAAGACCTTTCCAGTACTCTGGGACGGTGTTGCCTAATGGCGTGAGGGCGCCTAGACCTGTTACTACAACTCTTTTTAAATTCATAAATGAATTTTGAGTAGTTAAATTATTTTACGTTTGCTTCCAGGTAGCTTACAGCTTGACCTACAGTGCCGATTTGCTCAGCTTGGTCATCTGGAATAGAAATGTTGAATTCTTTTTCGAATTCCATGATAAGCTCAACCGTATCCAAAGAGTCAGCGCCAAGATCATTGGTGAAGCTTGCTTCAGGAGTTACTTCAGATTCTTCTACGCCTAACTTATCCACGATAATGGCTTTTACTTTTTGTGCAATTTCAGACATTTTGTGATTAGTTTAGTTAAAACACTCCGCAAAGAAATATATTTAATACCTTAATGTCAAAAAAAACCGTTAACTAAATTTAAGATATTCCGGTGAAACATTGAAGTTGACCAATAATTTTTAATTTTGTTGTTTTAAAAATCCTTCCTTCATGAGGAAAACAAAACTCCAAGTAGAACACGATTATGAATTTGATCTCATAGGGCTGGTAGCTCCTTTAAAGGACTACAAGATGGCCTGGGTGGTGAATAGTTCCTTGGGAATCAGGATGATAAAAATCGGTGATTTTGAATTGGATTTCTTAAATCGGCCAGGGCTAATTATTTCCCGGTATATTTTGGAAAAAGATCATGGCTATATTCAGTTATTAAAGAACCGTTCTTTTTCAGATTCGGGACAAACACTGTATCTTGTGCCAGAATTAAAGATTATGGATTATTTTCTCCTACTTCAGGATTTCACCCAGGAGACTAACCTTAATCACTGTATAGGTCAGCTGTCACAAAGCAGCTATGTCCAGAATGTAGTAAGGCTGGATGTGACTAAGCTGAAATCAAAGGAGAACCTATTAACCTATTAAATATTATAATATATAAACCATGAACTTATCCATCGCGAATAAGAAAACCAAGATTTTGGCCACTGTTGGTCCGGCTTCTAATAACGAAAAGACGCTTACCGAGCTGGTAAAGGCCGGAGTAAATGTGTTTAGGCTGAATTTTTCCCATGGAAACCATGAAGTGCACGCAGAAGTGATCAAACTGATCCGTAAAATCAACAAGGATTACGGATGGAACGTGGGAATTTTGCAAGATTTGCAAGGCCCTAAGATCCGAGTAGGTGAAGTAGAGAACAATGGCGTGGAGATCAAAGAAGGTGATCCGATAACCATTACAAATGAGCCAGTAGTGGGGACACCATCACTCGTGAGCACGGTGTACCAAAACCTTCCCCGTGATGTGGTCCCCGGTGACAGAATCCTGATTGATGATGGTAATTTAGAGGTGTCCGTTAACAGCACCGACGGCAAAAATGTTAATTGTACGGTGGTGCATGGTGGTATTCTGAAGTCCAGAAAAGGCATCAACCTTCCCAATACCAAGGTGAGTGCGCCTTCCCTGACAGAAAAGGACGTGGAAGACTTGGCTTTTGGTTTGGATAATGAGGTGGATTGGATTGCCCTTTCATTCGTGCGTTCTGCCGAGGACATCATTGACCTAAAAAAGAGAATTGAAGCTAAAGGGAAGGGATGTAAGATCGTCGCAAAGATCGAAAAACCTGAAGCCCTGGATAATATCGATGAAATCATCGAAGTGACCGATGGTGTCATGGTGGCACGTGGAGACCTAGGGGTGGAAGTGCCCATGGAAATGGTGCCGTTATGGCAAAAAAGAATCGTTGAAAAATGCAAGCAAGCCAGTAAGCCGGTAATTATCGCCACGCAAATGCTGGAGAGCATGATCCAAAATCCGCGTCCTACCCGTGCCGAGACCAATGATGTAGCCAATGCCGTATTGGACGGTTCAGACGCCGTAATGCTGTCTGCTGAAACAGCTTCAGGGGCTTATCCTGTTCATGCTGTGGAAGCCATGACCAAAGTAATCCAGTATGTAGAAAAGAATTCGGATGTTTACCATTACCTATACGACATCCCAGAGTCAAGCGAATATTTCGTGAGCAACAATGTCATCATGATGGCTTCAGGGCTGTCTAAAAATGTAAACGCAAAGGCCATTGTGGGCATTACTGCATCAGGCTTTACTGCTTTCCGAATCGCTTCTCATCGGCCATTTGCCAAAAACTTTGTCTTTACCCACAATAAGACCTTGATCACACAGTTGAGCTTGGTATGGGGCGTGACGGCTTATTTCTTCGAGGGCAAGCAAGTATCTACCGATGATACCATTACCTTTATCCAAGACACGTTGAAGGAAAAAGGTCATCTGAAAGTCGGTGATATCATGATCAATACGGCAAGTATGCCGCTCCAAAATAAAGGAAAGACCAATATGTTGAAAATCCACATGGTGGAATAGTCAGGGGTAATTTGAATACAGCCTAATTAACCTCTTCTGGTTTTTTAGCAAGACATAACAGATAGCATCGGGTGTAGGCTCGATGCTATTTTATTTTACTGGGTGATAGGAGAAAGATCAAGGAAAAAGGCTGGGGACAATCTGTGGGTTTCCAACTATTCGGATCAAGCAATATTTCTGGGGGGATGATTTTTGATATGTTCTTATGAAAGAAAATTTCACACCGCTAAAACGATGGGTTTCCTCCATCTGCTCGATTGGGCTTTAACGGGAAGTTGTGGAAAATAGGGCGGTCAATGCGGGTTAAACGGAAAACGTTGAATGGGTTAATTTACCATGGGCTTCACCCATGGCTATGAATGTGCCGAGGTTGTTTCATAAATAAATAATCCGTCATCACGAGCGGAGTGAAGTGATCTCGATGTACTTTCATTGCACGTATGACGAGATTGCTTCTTCCGATATCCATCGGAATCGTAATGACGAGGACTTATGAGACAACCTCTGGCTTTTGACTTTACATCATACACCATACCACGGATCAAGCAATATTGCTGAGGGCAACTTTATTTAAAAGGATGCTATTTCATCTATGAACTGGATGAATCCAAGCTTGGCCTAGAAGTCCTCTTCAAAGCCAAAGGCATGGGCATCGTAAACTTTTAAGTCATGTAACCTACGGATAAAAGATTTGAACACGGATTTGCCATTTCTTAATCATCCTATCTGTGTTTATCAGCGTTCATCCGTAGCAAAATAGCCACCAAAGGTGGCGAAGAACATATTTACCCATCGAAATAGGCTACCCTCCATCTTTTCTGCTTGATCCAATTATTCCATGCCGATGGCAGATGGAGCCGGTAATTATGAAAGTGCATTCCCTCAGAATTATAGCTCGTACAGAAGTGAATTCGTGTTTCAAGGCTGGATGGCTAAACTGAGATCTAATTCCCGACGGGTCCCTTTGGAGAGACCATGAGTACTTTCTCCTGATCGACCATTACGGCACCAGAAGGAGATCCTTTTACTTTCCTGACATATTTGCAAGGGGTGTATATCACCGCAGCCAAGGTTTCGTTTTTGCTTTTGGAATAGAAAGCGGCCAATTCAGCGGCCCTTTCCAAGGTGTTTTGGGGGATGGTTTGCCCAGACCTGTATTTGATGATGACGTGGGATCCCGCCACATCCTTGGCATGGAGCCACATGTCGTCTTTCCAACTGTAATATCGGAGCATTTGGTCATTCGCTTTAGCGGATTTGCCCACTAAAATTTCAAAACCATCGATATCAAACCGTTTAAAAGGTAGGTTGGTTTGTGATTCTTTGGTCTTGGAGGATAGTTGATGGTGTTTAGAGAAATCTCGTAATGTCTTGAAATTTTTTATGCTGGCTAGCTCTTCTAGCAATGATTCCAGTGTTAGGTAATATTCCTCCTTCTCACTAATGTTTTTTTCTAACTGCTGCACTTCAATTTTCCTGTTTTTGGATTTTCTGTACAGGTTTTCAGCATGTTTTTGTGGCGTAACACCTTTTTTTAGAGGAATGGTCACCTCTTTGTTTTGATAAAAATCAAATAGGCGGGCTTCTTCTGCTCCGTGTGGAATTTGATGAAGGTTTGCCATGATGATGTCAGCTACCTGACTAGGGGGAGCACTGCTTTTCAGTTCTTCTAATTTTTTAGCGGTCTTGTTCAGGTATGCCCATGTCTTTTTTTTCTGGTCTTCCAGGTTTTTTACCAAGTGGTTTTTTTCCTTCTCAAATGCCTGATGGACTACGGTGTATTGGAAGTATTCATTACAAGCCTCTAGTGGATTTGCAGAAGTGTATACGGGGGAGTTGGCTGGGAGCAGCGTAAATTGGTATTCATGCTCCTTTTTGACGATGCTGAACAATGGTGCGTTTAACATGTCGATCATTTCTTGCATCAACTGCCATTTTTGGGGAAGGTCTGCCTCAATGTAGCCATGGGATTTCAGCCATTCTCGGGGGATTTTTCCAAGCGTAGGCAGAAAAGTAGCAGCCTTTCCATTTTGTCTGATAAATTCCTCGTGCGACAGGTCAAGGTTCTTTTCCAGATCACCTAATAGAATATTATGATCTTCCTTTAATTCATTTCTGAACAGCGTAATAGCAGATGCTTGCTTGGTTTGATCAAAAAGGAGGATGTTTGACCGGTTGCCGTGAAGTTTGAAGAGCAGGGTCCTGCCCGTTTTAAAATCAATCCTAAACGCCCTTTCAAAAGATAGCACACGAACACTTGTTACTTGGTCTCCCAGTAAGGCAGAAAACAGGTCTACACTGTTTTTTTTACTCCTTTTATAGTCTTTTGGAAAGCAGATGCACGTATTGGAAGGACTGAGGTTAGCCCGTATGTAATGGGATCGTTCATTGTTCGCGAAACCCAAAACAAGTTCGTCACGGTGCTGGGAGAAACAAATGCTCAATTCCAGCCCGTTCAGGACGCGTTCCACTTCTGGACAGAGGTATTTTAAGAAATGGTAGTTCAGGTGCATGGTTAAAGGCTGATCGTAAGGCCGTCATAGGCCAAGAAGACATTGTCCGGTAGTTTGCTTTCTACGTTTTGCTGGGTGCCAAGCTTGTGGCTGATATGGGTGAGATAGGCTTTCTCTGGTTTGATAATATCAATAAGCTCCAAGGCTTCAGAAAGCGTGAGGTG comes from Echinicola vietnamensis DSM 17526 and encodes:
- a CDS encoding BamA/TamA family outer membrane protein, whose translation is MKQIRFSIPQKYIKKARLLLCFFGLVLIHGTRALGQDGDSTAQTANSLQIPEKVTVNNVFIIGNEKTRKNIILREMDVAPGVVYDWEEFLAMIKTDQQRIYNLQLFTSVEITPLFVEDEEVELLVSVKERWYVIPSIIFDLADRNFSEWWINQNRDLSRVNYGLKLNHNNVGGRNEKLRVMGQLGFTQAFDLVYSIPYIDKDQEHGLALRVNYNTNKTIAVKSAYNKQVFYTNEEEEILRKNIGATVQYTYRGNFYNFNYLTLGFSNTKIHEDVLTQNPNYFLNDSTRQKYFYASYYFKHDRRDNVAYATQGELINVGVTRYGLFTNDDVNETEISLIANKYFRFNDKTHFVTGISASSYLSSRQPYTLVRGIGYAPDFIRGYEINVIEGQQTIIHKNSFRYKLLDVAYDISKLIPIEEFSTFPIRAYISANFDHGYVNDRNHIPENVALTNTYLYGYGLGLDLVTFYDQVFRFEYSVNSQQVGSFFINIKAPL
- a CDS encoding prolipoprotein diacylglyceryl transferase, with the protein product MISTILDYVVWSPNPAVFPGFDRIRWYSLLFALGFIISQQIVIYIFKKEGHDERLVDKLTIYMVLATIIGARLGHVLFYEPEKYLSNPIEILKVWEGGLASHGAAIAILIALWLYVRNTPNQRYLWVVDRIVIVVAMTGALIRFGNLMNSEIGGKPTGTDNGFVYAHSTEEILGTLNVPVEHVAAYKPDDRSGELQGNGQVPVNIDIKIKKGNYQEADLRKTLENDVKYVLTKFNSTEKYMAEPTDSPLDYDLKDEGDHYLATVRTFGLAKHPTQIYESISYFVIFLILYSLWRKYKARLPDGLLLGLFLISVFGMRFVWEFFKENQVDFEENLALNMGQTLSIPLVLGGIFLVIRALKIGNPTQKH
- the fabF gene encoding beta-ketoacyl-ACP synthase II, with protein sequence MNLKRVVVTGLGALTPLGNTVPEYWKGLANGVSGAAPITRFDASQFKTQFACEVKGLDIEQFIDRKEARKMDPFTQYAVIAAEEAMNDSGLDLDKIDLSKAGVIWGSGIGGLKTFQDEVASFATGDGTPRFNPFFIPKMIADISAGFISMKYGLQGPNFVTVSACASGTNALIDAYNYIRLGKANVFVSGGSEAAVTEAGVGGFNALKALSQRNDSPETASRPFDNDRDGFVLGEGAGAIILEEYEHAKARGAKIYAEIIGSGMSADAHHITAPHPEGVGAGNVMKFALEDAGIKPEEVDYINVHGTSTPLGDVSEIKAIQRIFGDHAYDLNISSTKSMTGHLLGAAGAIEAIASIMAINHNLVPPTINHFTKDEAFDEKLNLTFNKAQEREVNVALSNTFGFGGHNASVIFKKLTE
- the nadE gene encoding NAD(+) synthase — its product is MSILKIGGATVNQTPLDWEGNLKNITDAIQEAKSQGIELLCFPELAITGYGSEDLFLSRWYPDKSLAQLQKLLPYAKDITICIGLPVRIGETLYNCTAVLENQKVRGIMAKQFLAIDGVHYEFRWFSPWQAGKMTTLDFFGENIPFGDMVFDKKGITYGFEICEDAWRGDLRPGYRLKDRHVDLIFNPSASHFAMGKSAHREDLVTESSIALDATYFYVNLLGNEAGRMIFDGEILAAQHGKLLLKNPLLSFKPYQVRAFDFDKDAIPHEEAVSEHDKNEEFTAAVCLALFDYMRKSRSTGFVLSLSGGADSSSIATLVAEMVHRGIHELGLDAFLERAHISQLSSTENSTKAVVQKILTTAYQGSDNSSADTLESARCLAESLGATFYDWKISTEVSSYTKKIETAIGRQLTWDQDDITLQNIQARVRAPAIWMLANLNNALLLATSNRSEGDVGYATMDGDTSGSISPIAAVDKDFILQWLQWAEKHLGYSGLHKVNALQPTAELRPQEQHQTDEQDLMPYPVIVEIERLAIRDRRKPADIYLILKQELDISPVQLKKYIQKFFRLWSRNQWKRERLAPSFHLDDFNVDPKTWCRFPILSGGFTEELRELDRLDE
- a CDS encoding IPExxxVDY family protein codes for the protein MRKTKLQVEHDYEFDLIGLVAPLKDYKMAWVVNSSLGIRMIKIGDFELDFLNRPGLIISRYILEKDHGYIQLLKNRSFSDSGQTLYLVPELKIMDYFLLLQDFTQETNLNHCIGQLSQSSYVQNVVRLDVTKLKSKENLLTY
- the rnc gene encoding ribonuclease III, which codes for MKIFRKLRLHELLYNKKDKRLAAAIKLMVGSKPLNLSLYKLAVRHSSAAEEIKHGVKASNERLEFLGDAVLGTVVAEHLFMKFPYRDEGFLTETRSRIVNRESLNRVGQKIGLSNIVESDLSDKGLYSHKSIYGDTLEALVGAVYLDRGYIFCRQFILSKILSPYFDLDNIITTVTNFKSKIIEWSQRENKEVEFFLQSVTGTQRFKEFTIELKVEGEVFTEGKGPTKKKAEQEAAKNAFEKLKLAL
- a CDS encoding acyl carrier protein, which encodes MSEIAQKVKAIIVDKLGVEESEVTPEASFTNDLGADSLDTVELIMEFEKEFNISIPDDQAEQIGTVGQAVSYLEANVK
- the yidD gene encoding membrane protein insertion efficiency factor YidD, with amino-acid sequence MKTILRKIAIFPVLFYQYLISPMFPGTCRYTPTCSQYTKEAILKHGIIKGGWLGIKRIASCHPWGGHGHDPVP